The Pagrus major chromosome 17, Pma_NU_1.0 genome includes a region encoding these proteins:
- the ccdc127a gene encoding coiled-coil domain-containing protein 127a: MNNLNDPPRWNIQPDPRGRGAGGGDGNQWNYALLVPMLGLAAFRWIWTKESQREIQKVKAQYDKDVSTIKSEMEVKYRETLTERRRAAATLELELEKERQRVKGYKQALISQSQQLMEERKQLQQEREALEEEKQRLVKSGAAGAVLHHALERENNWYNRATATLKELEGQLVERQNAYCSLVQPREQRLEMEKNMLLKVVKNPVGAELDLESDLKDIFKRDKHCADLLNMDKRKNGSLMWVYLKYWQLQVTVQKHKRAEEAVLGEKIQSHTK, encoded by the exons ATGAACAACTTGAATGACCCCCCCAGATGGAACATCCAACCAGACCCGAGAGGAAGAGGGGCGGGGGGCGGTGATGGGAACCAATGGAACTACGCCCTGCTGGTCCCCATGCTGGGATTGGCTGCATTTC GTTGGATCTGGACCAAGGAGTCTCAGAGGGAGATCCAGAAGGTCAAAGCCCAGTATGACAAGGATGTCTCCACAATCAAAAGCGAGATGGAGGTAAAGTACCGGgagacactgacagagaggCGCAGGGCAGCGGCTacactggagctggagctggagaaggagagacagagggtcAAAGGCTACAAGCAGGCCCTGATCTCACAGAGCCAGCAGCTGATGGAAGAGCGGAAACAGTTACAGCAG GAGCGGGAAGCCTTGGAGGAAGAGAAGCAAAGGCTGGTGAAGTCCGGCGCAGCAGGGGCTGTGCTGCACCACGCCCTGGAACGAGAGAACAACTGGTACAATCGTGCCACTGCCACTCTGAAGGAGCTAGAGGGTCAGCTGGTAGAGCGCCAGAATGCGTACTGTTCCCTCGTCCAACCTCGAGAGCAGCggctggagatggagaagaaCATGCTGCTTAAGGTTGTCAAAAACCCTGTCGGGGCAGAACTGGATCTAGAGTCCGATCTGAAGGATATTTTCAAGAGAGATAAGCACTGTGCGGACCTGCTAAACATGGACAAGAGGAAGAATGGAAGCCTCATGTGGGTGTACCTCAAGTACTGGCAGCTGCAGGTCACTGTCCAGAAACACAAGAGAGCTGAAGAAGCCGTATTAGGAGAGAAAATCCAGTCtcacacaaagtga
- the LOC141012583 gene encoding uncharacterized protein, with protein sequence MHCVSRGGCYLVNSFCDLQEDNQWKKESYQACWLSLVLETRPQYKLTLSETDCIHRESYKQQQVVHFMVQRSPSQTLKLGSNSSAMTKHQLPFFNASRDLRRATTTSGYTDQQPVNGVDKQKVTTVTQDLSKPVRVNFRASSLMSSPREISHRVQRRE encoded by the exons ATGCACTGTGTGAGCAGAGGAGGCTGCTACCTGGTGAACTCCTTCTGTGATCTTCAGGAGGACAACCAGTGGAAGAAGGAGAGCTACCAAGCATGTTGGCTGAGCCTGGTCCTTGAAACGAGACCCCAATACAA GCTGACACTGTCAGAGACTGACTGCATTCATAGAGAGAGTTACAAGCAGCAACAGGTGGTCCACTTCATGGTCCAGAGGAGTCCCAGCCAGACTCTGAAGCTGGGCAGCAACAGCAGCGCCATGACAAAGCACCAGCTACCTTTCTTCAACGCCAGCAGGGATCTACGTCGTGCCACAACAACCTCTGGGTACACAGATCAACAGCCAGTCAATGGAGTGGATAAACAGAAAGTGACTACCGTAACTCAGGACCTCAGTAAGCCAGTCAGAGTGAACTTCAGAGCCTCGAGCCTGATGTCCTCACCAAGGGAAATCTCTCATCGGGTGCAGAGGAGGGAGTGA